In Streptomyces sp. P9-A4, the genomic window GCCGACGAGGTGCCGCCGGCCTTCGCCGAGGCCATGGACGACGACCTGGGCGTGCCGCACGCGCTCGCGATCATCCACACCACCGTCCGGCAGGGCAACAGCGCCCTCGCCGCGGACGACAAGGACGAGGCCATCGCCCGCCTCGCCGAGGTCCGTGCCATGCTCGGCGTCCTCGGCCTCGACCCGCTCGACCCGCACTGGGCCGAGGAGGCGAGTGGCGGCGAGGAGCTCCACGGCGTCGTCGACACCCTCGTACGGCTCGTGCTCCAGCAGCGCGAGTCGGCCCGCGAGCGGAAGGACTGGGCGACGGCGGACGCGATCCGCGACCAGCTCAACCAGTCCGGGCTGGCCATCGAGGACAGCCCCGACGGCGCCCGCTGGACGCTGGGCAACCGTTAGAAGACGTGCCGCTCGGGCCTCCGGGCGGCACACTTCAGTTACAGACCTACGTACGCGAGTCACCTGACCCTCGTACGCAACACCGAGGATTAGGTAGTCATGGCCGGGAACAGCCAGCGCAGGAACCGTCGCACGTCCAACAAGAAGGGTGCGACGATCGGCAGCGGTGGCCAGCGGCGCAAGGGCCTCGAAGGCAAGGGCCCGACCCCGCCCGCCTCCGCCCGCAAGGGCCACAAGAAGAACCGCGTAGCCAACGCCCAGGCCCGGCAGACCGCCACCCGCCGTCCGGTCGCCCGCCGCGGCGGCAAGGGCACCTCCGAGATGGTCGTCGGCCGCAACCCGGTCTTCGAGGCCCTGCGCGACGGCGTGCCCGCCTCGACGCTGTACGTGCAGCAGTTCATCGACAACGACGAGCGCGTGCGCGAGGCCCTGAACCTCGCCACCGGCCGCGGCAACATCAACATCATGGAGGCGCCGCGCCCCGAGCTCGACCGGATGACGAACGGCCTCAACCACCAGGGCCTCGTCCTCCAGGTCCCGCCGTACGAGTACGCGCACCCCGAGGACCTCGCCGCGACGGCGTACGACCACCACGAGGACCCGCTGATCGTCGCCCTCGACGGCGTCACCGACCCGCGTAACCTCGGCGCCGTCGTCCGCTCCGTCGCCGCCTTCGGCGGTCACGGCGTCGTCGTCCCCGAGCGGCGCGCCGCCGGCATGACCGCCGGTGCGTGGAAGACCTCGGCCGGCACCGCCGCCCGTACGCCGGTCGCCCGCGCCACCAACCTGACCCGCTGCCTGGAGGCGTACCAGAAGGCCGGCATCACCGTCGTCGGCCTCGCCGCCGACGGCGAGCACAAGGTCCACGAGCTGGAGGCGCTGTCCGGCCCGGTCGTCATCGTCGTCGGCTCCGAGGGCAAGGGCCTGTCCCGCCTGGTCGGCGAGACCTGCGACTACCTCGTCCGCATCCCGATGCCGGGCGGCGCCGAGTCGCTGAACGCCGGTGTCGCGGCGGGCGTCGTGCTGTACGAGGCGGCCCGCCGCCGCATGGGCTGACCCGCCGCGACGGGAGCTGACCCGGCCCGACCGGGCTCAGCGCCCGATCCGGCTCAGGCGCTGACCCGGCCCGAACCCGGCTCAGCGCCCGACCCGCCGTATCGGCACCCGTACCCGCATCCGTACCCGCGCCCGCCTCAGGCCGTCAGGCCTGCCAGGCGGGCGCGCGTCATCGCGGCGATGGTGAAACCGTCCGTGACCCGGCCGTCGGCGATCATCGCCTCCGCCTCCGCGAACGGGAGCGTCAGCGAACTCCGGATCGCCTCCGACTCCGCCAGCCGGCCGATCCCGTCGATCCGGGCCGCGAAGAGCAGCACCCGGTCGCCCGTCATCCCGCTGTCCGGATGCAGCTCGCCGAGCGGGATCAGCTCCCGCACCCGCGCCCCGATCTCCTCGTCCAGCTCCTTCGCGGCGTTCTCCTCGCCCGTGAGGCCCCGGGTGCCGAAGCCCCGGGGCAGCTCCCACTGCCAGGACCGGGTGGCGTGCCGGTACTGCTCGATCAGCACGATCCGGTCGCCGAGCAGCGGCAGCACGACACAGCCCGGCTCGGGCGCCGCACTCATCGAACGGATGTACGTGCCTTCCCGGCCGTCCGGGAACCGCACCGGGTCCCGGACGAGCAGGACGTACGGGTCCTGGTAGAGCACCCCGCCGGCCGCCGCGACCGCCGCCGGGTCGCTGAGGATCTCGATGCCGCCCGGCTCGTTGCGGAACAGCTCCGGCCGCTCGGCGCGCAGTCGTGCGTAGCGGTTCGCGGGCTCCCTGCTCATGGGCCCTGCCTTTCCCGGCCCTCGGGCCGGTTCGTTCCGGGGCCCGGTGCGGGTGCCCGCTCCCGTGCCCCTGCTCAGTCGGGCTGACGCTGCTGGTCGGCCTGGCGGAGGCCGCCGACCGGCCGCCCCGTCCGGACGACCGGCCCGCCGTACGCCCCCAGGATCGCTTCCCAGTCCCGCTTCAGGTTGCCCAGCCGCAGGGACGGCAATGTCAGCGAGTGCCCGAGTCCTCCGCGCCGGCTCTTCGCGCCCCGGTCGAAGAACTCCAGCCGGATCGTCAGCGTGCCGGCGACCGCGGTCAGCCCCTGGACCAACCCCGCCACGAGCGACACCTCCTCGCCGCTGGTGATCTGCAGGGCGACCCCGCCGGCCTCGACCACCAGGGCCGTGACGATGTCCCGGGTGTACCCGCCGCTGCCGCCGGCGCTCGTCGCCCGCGCGGTCTTCAGCATCCGCGCGTGCCGCCGTGCCACCTCGGTGGTGCCCGCCGCGAACTCCTCCGGGGACGGGATCCGCCCGTTGTCGAAGCCGCCGCCCCGGACGAAGGCGTCGAGGGAGTCCACGTACGCCCGCCACTCCTCCTCCCGCCGCAGCCGGTTGATGTCGGCGAGGGAGAGCCCGGCGTACGAGTTCGGGCCGTCCACGGCCCGGTGCAGCGCGTCCGCGAACAGATCGCGCAGCAGCAGGCCGATCGCCTCCGGGTCGTCGTCGCGGGGGCGCAGGTCGGTGCGCAGCTCCTGGAGCGTGGAGCGGGGCGGGGAGTCCGGCGGGGTCAGCGGGATCACCCCGGCGGCGCGGGGCACGCCCAGGCTGTAGAGCAGGTCCACCAGCTGCTTGGTGGGGACGACGTGATCCCCCTCGCGCAGCAGGTTCTGGTACGGATCGGTGCCGGGCCGGGTGATGAACCGCTCGTAGACGGCGTTCCGCGTGATGTCCCGGTCGTTGTCCTGCTCGCCCGCCCAGAAGTACATGTCCTTGAGGACGCCCTCGCGCATGGACCGGGCCAGCTCTTCCGGGATGCCGAGGTCCTTGGCGAGCTGTCCGGCCTCCAGCCGGCGCAGGAGGGAGAGGTTCGAGGAGAAGAAGTTGCCGATCTGGCCGGCCTTGCCGCGGTTGGACTCGTCGTCCCAGTCGAAGCGGACCAGGGCGGGGTCGGTTTCGTTCGTCACCAGCTCGCGCCAGGCGCGGCCGACGAACCGGTCGTGGGCCCAGGCGAAGCCCTCGGCGGGGTGCCGTTCGGTGTACAGGTAGGGGATCAGCGCCTTGTCGTTCAGGAGCCGGACGAACGCCTCCCGCTCCACGGGGTCGGCGGACGGCAGGTAGTTCGCGTACAGCGCCTCGTTGTTGAGGAAGAAGGCGCGGTTGACCACCAGGGTGCCGCTGTTCACGAGCGAGCGGCGCAGCTCGGCGGAGGCCGCTTCGACGGCTTCCACGGGCGGCCGTGCGGGCGCGGAGGCGCGCTGGCGGGCGCTCGCCAGATCGGCGGGCAACCACTGGTTGTCGAGGGCCTGGGCCATCACCGGGTAGTCGTGGAGGTCCCCGAAGACGAGCTGGTGGGACTCCCGTACGGGAGTGGGGGGAGCGGCGGGGGCGTCGGGGGTTCCGGCGGCGGTGGGGGGCGCGGAGTCCTGGGGGGACCGGGGCGCCGGTACGCGGTCGAGTGCGGCGTCCGGGCTCTGCTCGGTCCCCGGTCGCGGGGCGGGATCGGTCATGGCTGCGCTCCCTCGTGCGTGGTCCGGGTCAACTCTTCTGATTCTAGGAAGAAGTGACGACCCGTGACCTGGTAGAGGTTCCCGTTCCGGCGTTGATCTTGACGGGTCTCGGACATTTGCGATCCGTCAAGGCAGTGTCCTAAACCCAGATCACTCGGTTAGATGAGTGTGGACACCAGAACGCCCCGGCCGGGGTTCGACGATCAGCCCGCGTTGAGCATGGTCAAGGTGGATTCCGATCCCGCCCAGGTGATCGTGAACCACGCCAGCTTCCGTGTGCGGCTCGCGCCGGCCCCGCAGCCGAAGTTCGGCGCCGGCGCCCGCATCGCAGCCCTGTCCGGAGCGGCGGGAGCGGGCGGACCGCGCCGTCGCCCCGTCGTGTGGAGCGGGAAGTCCGCACCGGGCGCGACCGGTCTCCTCCAGGCCGTGCGCGAGTCGTCCGTCTCCACGCTCGCCCCCGCGGTCGGCCACGGGGGGCCGGGCGCCGGCTCCACCCAGGCCATCCAGCGCTTCGACGACACCATGCCCACCCCCGTGGTGCCCGCCGACGGCCCCCTGCTGCCGCCGATGCGCCGCGCCGAGGGCGCGTACGACGACCTGTACGAGATGCGGCCCGGGACCACCGGACCGGAGGCGTACGAGGACGGCGAGACGCCCGGCCGGACGGCCCAGCGCCACGGCCAGGACAGCGTCCGGCACGCCTACTACCCGGGCCGCCGGATGAACCTCGGCGTCGTCCTCCTCCCGCTCCGCGTCTTCCTCGGCTTCATCTCCATCTACGCGGGCATGGGCAAGCTCTGCGACCCCGTCTACTTCGACGGCGGCGAGCGCGGCTCCATGGTGAAGTGGCTCAACTCCCTCCACCCCTGGGCCCTCGCCGAACCGCTGCGCGACTTCGCCCTCCAGCACCCCGTCGGCGCCGGACTCACCGTCGCCTTCCTCCAGGTCGTCGTCGGTGTCCTCACCGTCCTCGGCCTCTGGCAGCGCGTCGCGGCCGTCGTCGGCGCCCTGCTCTCCGCGGCGCTCATCCTGACCGTCAGCTGGAAGACCGTCCCGGTCTACGACTCCGCCGACATCATCTATCTGGCCGCCTGGTCGCCGCTGATCATCGCCGGGGCCCCGGTCTACTCCCTCGACGGCCGCCTCGCGGGCGAGGCCTGGCGCACCCTCGGCCCCCGCGCCGAACTCTGGGACCTGCGCCGCCGCGTCGTGCGCCGCAGCACCCTCCTCGCCTCCGTGGTCGTCGGCCTCACCCTCCTCATCGGCTCCGTCCTCGGCGGCGCCGTCCGCTCCACCGAGATGATCACCGTCCCGGGCCCCAACGACGACCCGATCAACCACCTTCCCGGCCGCCCGCTCCCCACGGAGCCGACCCGCCGCGCCCCCTCCGAGGCCGCGTCCACCGCGCCCGAGCCCGCCGCGACCAGCGAGGCCCCGGCGGAGCGCCAGAAGACCGAGGAGGCGAGCCGGCCGACGGAGCCGACCCGCGAGTCGCCCCGGACACAGGAGCGGCGCCCGACCTCCACCGAGGGCAGTGGCACGGGCACCACCCGTACGCCCGTGCAGTCCAAGCCCGCGCCGCCGCCGTCCACGAGCGACACCCCGAGCAGCACGGGGAGCGGGTCGAGCGGCGGCTCGACCGGCGGGACGACGGACACGCCGTCGGAGCCCGGCTCGACGACCGGCGGGGCGAAGAACCCGATCGGCGGCCTGCTGGGCTGAGGACACCGGCCTCGTACGTACGGAAAGGGCGGCACCGCGTTCTGCGCGGTGCCGCCCTCTTGTTCTCTCTGCGCCGGTGTCTGTCTGTGCGGCTCCGGCTCAGCCCCGCTGGGCGGCGAGCTCCTTCGCGGCCTCCGTGAGGTCCTTGGCGGTGTCGATGGCCCTCCAGTACGCCCCCTGGGGCAGCGGGAAGCCGGCGAGGCGCCGCTCGCGGGCGAGGCGGGGGAAGGTGGTCCGCTCGTGGTCGCCGAGGTCGGGGAGGAGTTCGGTGAAGGCGGCGGAGAAGACGTACACGCCCGCGTTGATGAGGAACGGCGAGGGCGGCGCCTCGATGAAGTCGGTGATGTGCCCGAAGTTGTCGGTCTCGACGGCGCCCCACGGGATGCGGGGGCGGGCCAGGGCGAGCGTCGCGAGGGCGTCGCGCTCGGCGTGGAAGGCGGCCATCTCGCGCAGCGAGAACCGGGTCCAGATGTCGCCGTTGGTGGCGTACCAGGGCTGGTCGGGCGCGGGCAGGTGCCCGGCGGCGTACTTGAGACCGCCGCCGCGGCCCAGCGGCTCGGTCTCGACGACCGTGGTCACCTTGAGGGGGAGGTCGGCGCCCTCAAGCCACTCCTGGAGCACCTCGGCGAGATGGCCGCAGGAGACGACGGCGTCGGTCACGCCCTCGGCGGCCAGCCAGGAAAGCTGATGGCCGATGATCGGGGTCCCGGTGCCCGGGATCTCGACCATCGGCTTGGGGCGGTCGTCGGTGTACGGGCGGAGCCGTGAGCCCTGGCCGCCCGCCAGGACCACGGCCTGCGTCGGAGAGGTGTGCATACGGGGAACGATAGGCGCCCCGTACGCGCGCGGTCCGGACGCGCGGCGGCGCTCAGCGTCCGGCTGTTCAGCTCGCGCGCATCACGCCGGTCGCGAACGAGGTGTCGCAGACCGGGCGGGAGAAGGACTGGGCGCGGGTGGGGCCGTACTGCTCGACGGCGGCGCGGCCGAGGGAACGGGCGATGGACATGCAGTGCTTGGCGAGCGAAGGACGGTTCTCCACCTCGCGCTGGAGGTGGGTGAGGGCCGTGCCCGGGTCCTTCTCCTGGAGCTCGGCGAGGAGCTGGTCGCGCAGGACGTCCTGCGGGGCGCGGGACTTGGCGCGGACGGAGACGTCGGAGGAGGAGGCCGTCAGCTGGGTCCCGGAGTCCTGGCCGGCCCACGGAACGGCGGACACCGCGAGCGTTCCCGAGAGCACCAGGACGACGGGCAGGACGAGGGCGAGAGAGCGGCCGATTCGGCGGGCAGTGTGCGTCACGCAGGCGAGCGTAGCGGCCGGTAGTGATATGGCGACATTTAGTCACTCTCGCGAGGGATGGTTCGAGGCGGCTTTTCGAATCCCGTGTTGACGCGGAGGGTGGGGGCGGGCCCAGAATGCCGGGGTTTTCCAGGGTAAACCACCACTTGTGCGGCAGATGGGCGAACGGCCCCGCATCCGGGTGGATGCGGGGCCGTTCGGCCGGCGCGGCTGGGCTGTGCTCTGCTTCGCTTCCGGGTCAGTCGCTGAGGCGGGCGCCCGTCGACGTCGAGAAGACGTGGAGCTCGGCGGCGCGCGGCACGACGTGCAGCGTGGTGCCCTTGGACGGGACGTCACGGCCGCCGACGCGGACGACCAGGTCCTTGTCCTCGCCGCCGACGCGGGTGGAGCCGTACACGAAGCCGTCGGAGCCGAGCTCCTCGACGACGTTGACGGTGACGGCCAGGCCGTCCTTGCCCGTGGGGCCCTGCACGTCGAAGTGCTCGGGGCGGACGCCGACGGTGACGGTGGTGTCGCCGTTGGCGGAGGCGGCGGCGATGGCGTCACGGGAGACGGGGACGACGCTGTTGCCGAACTTCACGCCGCCGTCGGTGATCGGGACCTCGATCAGGTTCATGGCGGGGGAGCCGATGAAGCCGGCGACGAAGAGGTTGGCGGGCTTGTCGTACATGTTGCGCGGGGAGTCGACCTGCTGGAGCAGACCGTCCTTGAGGACGGCGACGCGGTCGCCCATGGTGAGCGCCTCGGTCTGGTCGTGCGTGACGTACA contains:
- the rlmB gene encoding 23S rRNA (guanosine(2251)-2'-O)-methyltransferase RlmB produces the protein MAGNSQRRNRRTSNKKGATIGSGGQRRKGLEGKGPTPPASARKGHKKNRVANAQARQTATRRPVARRGGKGTSEMVVGRNPVFEALRDGVPASTLYVQQFIDNDERVREALNLATGRGNINIMEAPRPELDRMTNGLNHQGLVLQVPPYEYAHPEDLAATAYDHHEDPLIVALDGVTDPRNLGAVVRSVAAFGGHGVVVPERRAAGMTAGAWKTSAGTAARTPVARATNLTRCLEAYQKAGITVVGLAADGEHKVHELEALSGPVVIVVGSEGKGLSRLVGETCDYLVRIPMPGGAESLNAGVAAGVVLYEAARRRMG
- a CDS encoding NUDIX hydrolase, with the protein product MSREPANRYARLRAERPELFRNEPGGIEILSDPAAVAAAGGVLYQDPYVLLVRDPVRFPDGREGTYIRSMSAAPEPGCVVLPLLGDRIVLIEQYRHATRSWQWELPRGFGTRGLTGEENAAKELDEEIGARVRELIPLGELHPDSGMTGDRVLLFAARIDGIGRLAESEAIRSSLTLPFAEAEAMIADGRVTDGFTIAAMTRARLAGLTA
- a CDS encoding DoxX family membrane protein; this encodes MSVDTRTPRPGFDDQPALSMVKVDSDPAQVIVNHASFRVRLAPAPQPKFGAGARIAALSGAAGAGGPRRRPVVWSGKSAPGATGLLQAVRESSVSTLAPAVGHGGPGAGSTQAIQRFDDTMPTPVVPADGPLLPPMRRAEGAYDDLYEMRPGTTGPEAYEDGETPGRTAQRHGQDSVRHAYYPGRRMNLGVVLLPLRVFLGFISIYAGMGKLCDPVYFDGGERGSMVKWLNSLHPWALAEPLRDFALQHPVGAGLTVAFLQVVVGVLTVLGLWQRVAAVVGALLSAALILTVSWKTVPVYDSADIIYLAAWSPLIIAGAPVYSLDGRLAGEAWRTLGPRAELWDLRRRVVRRSTLLASVVVGLTLLIGSVLGGAVRSTEMITVPGPNDDPINHLPGRPLPTEPTRRAPSEAASTAPEPAATSEAPAERQKTEEASRPTEPTRESPRTQERRPTSTEGSGTGTTRTPVQSKPAPPPSTSDTPSSTGSGSSGGSTGGTTDTPSEPGSTTGGAKNPIGGLLG
- a CDS encoding nucleotidyltransferase family protein; translation: MHTSPTQAVVLAGGQGSRLRPYTDDRPKPMVEIPGTGTPIIGHQLSWLAAEGVTDAVVSCGHLAEVLQEWLEGADLPLKVTTVVETEPLGRGGGLKYAAGHLPAPDQPWYATNGDIWTRFSLREMAAFHAERDALATLALARPRIPWGAVETDNFGHITDFIEAPPSPFLINAGVYVFSAAFTELLPDLGDHERTTFPRLARERRLAGFPLPQGAYWRAIDTAKDLTEAAKELAAQRG